A single genomic interval of Daucus carota subsp. sativus chromosome 1, DH1 v3.0, whole genome shotgun sequence harbors:
- the LOC108219465 gene encoding leucine-rich repeat extensin-like protein 1, translating to MATSVSGIHGHLLEVTVIGCSKLKDTEWISRQDPYVCLEYASSKFRTRTHTDGGKNPTFQEKFVFTLIEGLRELNVVVWNSNTITYDDFIGSGKVQLQKVLSQGYDDSSWAIHTKASRYAGEVRLIMHYANANSQKPPSYFAPSVPPYAASPVPAPSAYSYPPQAANSPYPPPSSYPYPPPSSASPYPPPSSASLYPPPSSASLYPPPSSAAPYPPPYSNQSYYSNQHDSASYPGSTYPPLHLSAYPPQPYPPSVYPSVQYPPPAQSSHHYPPGPSYPGIYPPPY from the exons ATGGCGACCTCGGTTTCTGGAATTCATGGCCATCTTCTTGAAGTTACAG TgattggttgttcaaagttaaAAGATACAGAATGGATTTCGAGGCAAGACCCTTATGTTTGCCTTGAATATGCTAGCTCTAAATTTCGTACCCGGACTCATACAG ATGGAGGCAAAAACCCGACTTTCCAAGAGAAATTCGTGTTTACTCTAATTGAAGGGTTGAGAGAATTAAATGTTGTTGTTTGGAACAGTAATACGATCACATATGATGATTTTATTGGTAGTGGAAA GGTTCAGTTGCAGAAGGTTCTGTCTCAAGGATATGACGATAGCTCTTGGGCAATTCATACGAAAGCTAGCAG GTATGCAGGGGAAGTTCGACTAATAATGCATTACGCAAATGCAAAT TCACAAAAGCCACCAAGTTATTTTGCACCATCAGTTCCACCTTATGCTGCATCACCTGTGCCGGCGCCATCAGCATACTCTTACCCCCCACAAGCGGCCAACTCCCCTTACCCTCCACCATCCAGCTACCCTTACCCTCCACCATCCTCAGCATCCCCGTACCCTCCACCATCGTCAGCATCCCTGTACCCTCCACCATCATCAGCATCGCTGTACCCTCCACCATCTTCAGCAGCTCCTTACCCACCGCCCTACTCTAATCAATCTTATTATTCAAATCAACATGATTCTGCTTCTTATCCAGGCAGTACATATCCACCCCTTCATTTAAGTGCATATCCTCCTCAACCATATCCGCCTTCTGTATATCCTTCAGTGCAATATCCGCCACCTGCACAGTCCTCGCACCACTATCCACCAG GTCCTTCGTACCCAGGAATCTATCCTCCGCCATACTAA
- the LOC108204445 gene encoding phosphatidylinositol 3,4,5-trisphosphate 3-phosphatase and protein-tyrosine-phosphatase PTEN2A isoform X1, with the protein MDSELDDASDTQPLKAPEVQTQSGVELDNPAGNSRSMVSVSGLSMWAKNLKIPDSLVGKQDSSPSDKSPLARFTSGLGFRASPKASRLDDSAEGTSPSAQSNLFGTITKGLVDSSKVAVKAVQVKARHVVSQNKRRYQEGGFDLDLTYITENIIAMGFPAGDMSSGFFGFVEGFYRNHMEEVIKFLETYHKGRYKVYNLCSERLYDASLFEGKVACFPFDDHNCPPIQLIISFCRSAYSWLKQDIENVVVVHCKAGMARTGLMISSLLLYLKFFPTAEESIDYYNQKRCFDGKGLVLPSQIRYVKYFEHVLSFSNGENHPVRRCILRGLRLHRCPYWIRPSITISDHNGVLFSTKQHPKTKNLSPEDFWFSAPRKGVMVFALPGEPGLTELAGDFKIHFHDGQGDFYCWLNTSMFETRKFLTTDGLDGFDKRKLPSPGFQLEVVVVEYSGTVPNTTMGTQTETSTNGLTERPGANHAPTGGAVGATAAPQTVRDSVSSEKNDDVFSDTDTEAEDVNSSKHRQAGLASEADVASVNTTSSTQALSKSDQISNLSHDARQLAPGKTSFNEPKDSTGTVVLGDKVSSPVGEVSDFKAMAADASVFTFGDEEDFESD; encoded by the exons ATGGACTCTGAACTGGATGATGCATCAGATACTCAGCCTTTGAAAGCTCCGGAAGTACAGACTCAGTCTGGGGTTGAATTGGACAATCCTGCAGGGAATTCACGGTCTATGGTTTCTGTTTCTGGTCTATCCATGTGggctaaaaatttgaaaattcccGACTCTTTGGTCGGTAAGCAAGATAGTTCGCCATCTGATAAGTCACCACTTGCTCGCTTCACCAGTGGACTTGGTTTTCGAGCGTCTCCAAAAGCTTCCCGGCTAGATGATAGTGCTGAAGGAACTTCACCATCTGCGCAATCCAATTTGTTTGGAACAATCACAAAAGGATTAGTTGACTCGTCTAAGGTTGCAGTCAAGGCAGTGCAGGTCAAGGCTCGCCATGTTGTATCTCAAAATAAACGAAGATACCAG GAAGGAGGGTTCGATTTAGATTTGACATATATCACAGAAAATATTATTGCTATGGGCTTTCCTGCCGGGGATATGAGCTCGGGGTTTTTTGGCTTTGTTGAG GGATTTTACAGAAATCATATGGAAGAAGTGATCAAGTTCCTTGAAACCTATCACAAG GGCAGGTACAAAGTGTACAATCTTTGTTCTGAGAGGCTGTATGATGCATCCCTTTTCGAAGGCAAG GTTGCTTGCTTTCCATTTGATGATCATAATTGCCCTCCCATTCAACTCATTATATCATTTTGTAGAAGTGCATACTCATGGTTGAAGCAGGATATTGAAAATGTTGTGGTAGTGCACTGTAAGGCTGGAATGGCCAGAACTGGTTTAATGATTTCCAGTCTTCTTCTGTATCTGAAG TTTTTTCCTACAGCGGAGGAGTCTATTGACTATTATAACCAGAAAAGATGTTTCGACGGGAAAGGCCTTGTTCTTCCCAGTCAGATT AGGTATGTGAAATATTTTGAACACGTCTTATCATTTTCCAATGGTGAGAATCATCCTGTTCGTAG ATGTATACTGAGGGGCCTCCGCCTTCATAGGTGCCCTTATTGGATTAGGCCCTCCATTACTATCTCTGATCATAATG GTGTTCTATTTTCTACCAAGCAACATCCCAAAACAAAAAATCTTTCG CCTGAAGATTTTTGGTTTAGTGCCCCAAGAAAAGGCGTTATGGTCTTTGCTTTGCCAGGGGAACCTGGACTGACAGAGTTGGCTGGAGACTTCAAAATTCATTTTCATGATGGTCAAGGAGACTTCTACtg CTGGTTAAACACTTCAATGTTCGAGACCAGAAAGTTTTTAACCACAGATGGTCTTGATGGGTTTGACAAG AGGAAACTGCCATCACCAGGTTTTCAGTTAGAAGTTGTAGTTGTGGAGTACAGTGGCACTGTTCCAAATACTACAATGGGGACTCAGACAGAAACTTCTACCAACGGGCTCACTGAAAGGCCGGGTGCCAATCATGCACCAACTGGTGGAGCTGTTGGTGCAACTGCAGCACCACAAACAGTCAGAGACTCTGTAAGCAGTGAAAAGAATGATGACGTGTTCTCTGACACTGACACTGAGGCAGAAGACGTCAATTCTTCAAAGCACAGGCAGGCTGGATTAGCTTCTGAAGCTGACGTAGCTAGTGTTAACACTACTTCTAGTACTCAAGCACTCAGCAAATCAGatcaaatctcaaatttgtCACATGATGCTAGGCAACTCGCACCAGGAAAGACAAGTTTTAATGAGCCTAAGGACAGCACTGGCACGGTTGTGTTGGGCGACAAGGTGTCCAGCCCAGTTGGAGAGGTAAGTGACTTTAAGGCAATGGCAGCTGATGCGTCTGTTTTCACATTTGGCGACGAAGAAGATTTTGAAAGTGATTAA
- the LOC108204445 gene encoding phosphatidylinositol 3,4,5-trisphosphate 3-phosphatase and protein-tyrosine-phosphatase PTEN2A isoform X2: MVSVSGLSMWAKNLKIPDSLVGKQDSSPSDKSPLARFTSGLGFRASPKASRLDDSAEGTSPSAQSNLFGTITKGLVDSSKVAVKAVQVKARHVVSQNKRRYQEGGFDLDLTYITENIIAMGFPAGDMSSGFFGFVEGFYRNHMEEVIKFLETYHKGRYKVYNLCSERLYDASLFEGKVACFPFDDHNCPPIQLIISFCRSAYSWLKQDIENVVVVHCKAGMARTGLMISSLLLYLKFFPTAEESIDYYNQKRCFDGKGLVLPSQIRYVKYFEHVLSFSNGENHPVRRCILRGLRLHRCPYWIRPSITISDHNGVLFSTKQHPKTKNLSPEDFWFSAPRKGVMVFALPGEPGLTELAGDFKIHFHDGQGDFYCWLNTSMFETRKFLTTDGLDGFDKRKLPSPGFQLEVVVVEYSGTVPNTTMGTQTETSTNGLTERPGANHAPTGGAVGATAAPQTVRDSVSSEKNDDVFSDTDTEAEDVNSSKHRQAGLASEADVASVNTTSSTQALSKSDQISNLSHDARQLAPGKTSFNEPKDSTGTVVLGDKVSSPVGEVSDFKAMAADASVFTFGDEEDFESD, encoded by the exons ATGGTTTCTGTTTCTGGTCTATCCATGTGggctaaaaatttgaaaattcccGACTCTTTGGTCGGTAAGCAAGATAGTTCGCCATCTGATAAGTCACCACTTGCTCGCTTCACCAGTGGACTTGGTTTTCGAGCGTCTCCAAAAGCTTCCCGGCTAGATGATAGTGCTGAAGGAACTTCACCATCTGCGCAATCCAATTTGTTTGGAACAATCACAAAAGGATTAGTTGACTCGTCTAAGGTTGCAGTCAAGGCAGTGCAGGTCAAGGCTCGCCATGTTGTATCTCAAAATAAACGAAGATACCAG GAAGGAGGGTTCGATTTAGATTTGACATATATCACAGAAAATATTATTGCTATGGGCTTTCCTGCCGGGGATATGAGCTCGGGGTTTTTTGGCTTTGTTGAG GGATTTTACAGAAATCATATGGAAGAAGTGATCAAGTTCCTTGAAACCTATCACAAG GGCAGGTACAAAGTGTACAATCTTTGTTCTGAGAGGCTGTATGATGCATCCCTTTTCGAAGGCAAG GTTGCTTGCTTTCCATTTGATGATCATAATTGCCCTCCCATTCAACTCATTATATCATTTTGTAGAAGTGCATACTCATGGTTGAAGCAGGATATTGAAAATGTTGTGGTAGTGCACTGTAAGGCTGGAATGGCCAGAACTGGTTTAATGATTTCCAGTCTTCTTCTGTATCTGAAG TTTTTTCCTACAGCGGAGGAGTCTATTGACTATTATAACCAGAAAAGATGTTTCGACGGGAAAGGCCTTGTTCTTCCCAGTCAGATT AGGTATGTGAAATATTTTGAACACGTCTTATCATTTTCCAATGGTGAGAATCATCCTGTTCGTAG ATGTATACTGAGGGGCCTCCGCCTTCATAGGTGCCCTTATTGGATTAGGCCCTCCATTACTATCTCTGATCATAATG GTGTTCTATTTTCTACCAAGCAACATCCCAAAACAAAAAATCTTTCG CCTGAAGATTTTTGGTTTAGTGCCCCAAGAAAAGGCGTTATGGTCTTTGCTTTGCCAGGGGAACCTGGACTGACAGAGTTGGCTGGAGACTTCAAAATTCATTTTCATGATGGTCAAGGAGACTTCTACtg CTGGTTAAACACTTCAATGTTCGAGACCAGAAAGTTTTTAACCACAGATGGTCTTGATGGGTTTGACAAG AGGAAACTGCCATCACCAGGTTTTCAGTTAGAAGTTGTAGTTGTGGAGTACAGTGGCACTGTTCCAAATACTACAATGGGGACTCAGACAGAAACTTCTACCAACGGGCTCACTGAAAGGCCGGGTGCCAATCATGCACCAACTGGTGGAGCTGTTGGTGCAACTGCAGCACCACAAACAGTCAGAGACTCTGTAAGCAGTGAAAAGAATGATGACGTGTTCTCTGACACTGACACTGAGGCAGAAGACGTCAATTCTTCAAAGCACAGGCAGGCTGGATTAGCTTCTGAAGCTGACGTAGCTAGTGTTAACACTACTTCTAGTACTCAAGCACTCAGCAAATCAGatcaaatctcaaatttgtCACATGATGCTAGGCAACTCGCACCAGGAAAGACAAGTTTTAATGAGCCTAAGGACAGCACTGGCACGGTTGTGTTGGGCGACAAGGTGTCCAGCCCAGTTGGAGAGGTAAGTGACTTTAAGGCAATGGCAGCTGATGCGTCTGTTTTCACATTTGGCGACGAAGAAGATTTTGAAAGTGATTAA